Within the Vibrio sp. DW001 genome, the region TTACCATTCCCTTTTCTGTCCGGTTGTTGCTTACGCTCGCTATCGCTACATCACTGCTACTCCAGCTGAGCGCATCGTTTTGTGTAATATCTAATCTTTGTCCATTAGAAAGCACAGCTTGCGCAGTAAGATATAAGTTTAGCCCTTTAGGTAATGAAGGGTTGGGTGCAGCCACCGTCAGTTGTGTAATGGCAGTATTCGTTACTTCAACTTGTATTGTATCGCTGAACAAATGGCCATTGGTATTACCGGACGCAGTTATGGTGACTAAGCCTGGTAGAATACCTCGTATTTTTCCCTTTTCTATCTTGTTGTTGCTCATTATGGCTATTGATTCATCACTACTACTCCAACTCAGCACACTGTTTTGCGTTACATCGAGTATCTGTCCGTCAGACATGGTTGCCTCAGCATAAAGGTTTTGTGTAAGCCCTGCGGCAAGAGATACGCTTTCTTGCGTAATGCGTAGCGTGCTTACGACTGGATCCGTCACTTCTATTTTAATGCTGTCCGTGAATAATTGATTATTTGCCTCTCCAGACGCGGTAATGGTTACGATGCCACTAGCGATACCAGTCACTATTCCTTTGTTTGGTCGACGGTTATCTACTTTCGCAATTGAAGTATCACTGCTGCGCCAGATAATGGCGTCGTTATCGGTTACATTGCGTATTTCGTCATCAGATAATATAGCGATAGCACTAAAATTTACTGCTAACCCAATGGGTAACACTTCTTCAGCTACATCCACATTGAGCTGATTTACGGTGGTATTGGTTATCTCAACGTCGACGGTTTCGTTGAATGACTGGCCATTAGCCATGCCAGAAGCGGTAATTGCTACGGTTCCTTCTCTAACTCCCGTGACGTTTCCCTTATTGCTACCATCGTTACTGACAGTAGCGAGGGCAGTATCACCGCTATTCCAAGTTATGGCATCATTTTGGGTTACGTCAATCACTTGTCCGTTGGACAATGTAACTTCAGCAATGAGGCTGCTTGTCAGGCCAATAGGGGTCGTGGCGTCATAAGGGGTTACTTGCAACTGCGTGACAATAAGATCAGTAATCTCGATTTGTGCAGTACCAATAATCAGCTGTCCATTATCAATACCAGACACGGTAATGGTTACCTTTCCTTGCGAATGTCCGGTGATTTTACCTTTATTTTCGTCGTCATTACTTACCGTAGCGATGGACTCATCGTCGCTACTCCAATTGACGTCACGTACTTGAGTGACGTTGACTACACGGCCGTCAAGCGTATGGATTTCCGCAGTAAGCTGTTGAGATAAGCCGATGGGTAACGACGTACTTGCCGGTGAAATAAGTACATGTGAAGTATCGGTAAGTTGATCCGCTTGCTTTGGAAATCCGCTATCACCATCGTTACAAGCGGTTAAAGAAACCAATATAAACAGCGCGCCCCATAATTTATTAAATATCATTTTGAACTCCTCTCACCTTATTTTTTGATGTTGCAACACTGCCTGATTGCCTACTTTTAGTTGGGATCTTGCGTAAAGGCCCTAGCGGCAAATTGCGTCTAACAATCGTTCTTTTAGGTATTATGGATGTCGCTCTTTGATATTTATGTCGGAAAAATCTGAATTTGGAATGGCTTTTAAAAGACCACCTATGAGGTGATCTGGATAGAGGAAAGGGAGGTTAAAAGTGGATGGACTAGATGGGGAATAACGATAATGTACTGTTGAAATTCGGTGACTGAGCATCACTGAATATAAGTGAGAAAACTAAACTATCATTTCAAGTTTATCCTTAATAGCATTGTGCGGGGGTCGAGTATTCAGCACACTGAGCAATTGAATAAGTAGTAATATTCCCGTTACGCCCAAACCTACTCCAATGCCACCCCAAATCCCGGCTAAGCCATATTTCGGCATTAACCACCACGCGACAGGTAACCCAAATGCCCAATAGCCGATTGCCGTCATGATCGTTGGAGAGAGCACGATTTTCATTCCTCTGAGTAAATTCAGAGCCAATAACTGCCAAGCATCAACCACAAAACAGAGTGCAACGACCCAAATAGATGAGGTCAGTAGGAGGGTTAATTCGCGGTTACTTGACGGATTATCTTCTTCAAGTTGAAATAGTTGAGCGATAGACTCCGGCCAGAGTATAAACGCAGCAGCCAGTATTATGCTCAGTAAGGTTACGAGCATAAAGCTTTGGTGAGAGGTTCGTTTAATGCCTGCCTGATTTCCTGCGCCAAAGTCTTTGCCGACCAAAATAGCGGCCGCTTGAGAAAAGCCGAAATTGATGTTCCACGTAAAACTTAAACACTGTAATAATATCTGGTGCATAGCTAAGGATGCGACACTGATCATACCTGCCATCAGTGTTCCACCGTAGATCAACCCATGCTCCAAAATACTCGCCAGTGCAATAGGTACTCCCATTGTCAATAAAGGTGTAATGAGTTTGATTGAGTACTCTTCAAGTCGTAACCAAGGGGCGAAACGATAGTATGTGTCACGTCCAAAAACCCAGTAACCATAACCGAGTAACGAGATAATGGCTGAAATAGAGGTGCCAGCACCGAGACCCGCTATCCCAAATCCCAATTGAAAGCCGAGCAAGTAGCTGATAGGAACGTTGAGCAAAACGGTGATAACGGACATCACCATGACAGAACGAGCGTCGCCAAAGGTGCTTGTTAGGCCTCGTAACACTAATAGTAAGAGAGTGGGTAACATCGCCCATTTTAGGGCGTTGAGATAATCCATTCCGATAAAAATGACTTCATCTGATTGATTCGCACTACGCAGGAGTTCTGGTGCGAAAATCAAGCTTGTCGTAAGTAGGAAAGTACATATTACGGCTAGCATCACCGCGCCTTTAATAGCATTTCGTATTTGCTGTATACCAAACTCAGGACGTGACAAGCTCTGCCCATAAGCGATAGCGATTAAGTTCGCGCTACAGCCAACGGTGCTTGCAGCAATAAGAAACACAAAAGAATAGACGGACGCACCTAATCCACCAGCGGCAAGTGCTTGCACACTGATGCGTGACATCATCCAGATATCGGTTAATACCAATGCCATAGAGATGAGTTGGGAGACAATGAGTGGAAGAGCGAGAGAAAATAATTTTTGCATAGTAGCCTCTGTGTTATGTAGCACAAAGTAACGCTTTCAAGGCTAGCGTTCAATTAACATTTGTGCCATGCTGACATTACATGAACTCATGCGAAAAACTATGTCACCTTATCCCCAACTTCCCTATTCTCATAAAGGTCTACAGGTTTATGAATCTGTAGCGAGGCTTATGAGCTTTACCTTAGCAGCAAAGGAGCTACACGTTACCCAAAGTGCTGTCAGTCGACAGGTCAAACAGCTTGAGGATGATCTTAATGAATCTCTAATCATTAGACGAAATCGCTCAATTGAACTGACATTAAAAGGACAGGCGCTTTATTCCGTGTTGGAAAAGAACTACCTAGCTCTAGAAGCCCTAATTGCTTCTTGGAAACAAAGTGACCAGAAAAAAATCGTTATAAAGGCCGCGTTGAGTTACGCCACGCGTTCGCTTATCCCTAAAGTTCAGCAGCTACACGAGAAGTTTCCCGGCTACGAGATAGTCGTGATTCCTAGCATGGATGAAGATGAAAGTGTAAACGCGAGTGAATACGATTTACTGATATTCAATACCCGTCGTGGTTCACTTTATACCGATAACCTCGATGTATTGTACTTGCGAGAAGAGTTTATGGCTCCAGTTTGTGCACAACAATTGGTGTCGGACCAAGCCGACATAGAGACGATTATTCAGATGCCTAGGCTTCATCCAACCATGGATCACTATGACTGGATCACATGGTTGAGAAATACCCACTATGTTCACTCCTCAAAGACACGAGATACCACATTCTTAACCTTAGATATGGCACTTAGTGCCTGCTTATCTGGTCAGGGTGTTACAGTGACGGATCTTTTGTTGGTTTTACCTGAACTGGAGTACGGGTACTTAATATGCCCAGAGGGTGCACCTGTTCAATACAGTCCTTGGCAATATTTTTGTCACTATCGTACTAAATCACCCATCGTTGAAGAACTGATTGAATGGCTAAAGATTGAAACAGAAAAAGAGGTCAAAACCCTTAATCGATTGGCGAATCAATACCATTGGAAAGGGGTGGTGGACTAATATCCACTAGGCTTGATATAGCTCTAATGGTAACCCGTCCGGATCTTTGAAAAAGGTGAATGCTTTGCCTGTATACTCGTCAATACGAATCGATTCGACTTCGATACCTTTGGCCTCTAGCTCGCATTTTGTGTTCTCTACGGAATCGACCACAAACGCCAGATGCCTTAATCCCTGGGCTTCTGGTGTATTGGGGCGTTTAGGGGCATTAGGAAATGAGAATAACTCAATCTGCCCACCATCTGGTAGAGCAAGGTCCAACTTGTAGGAATCTCGGTGAGCACGGTAGTTTTCTGCGATCACTTCTAGACCCAGAACATGAATATAAAACCGTTTTGATACCTCATAATCTGAACATATAATGGCAGTGTGATGGATTCGTTTAAGCATAGGTGTTCTCCTAGTTGGCGATGAGAAAATGTTCCATCGCATAATCGATGAATACACGAAATCGAGCGGGCATATATTTGGTTTGAGCGAACTGAAGAGCAATCATGCCATGATAATTGCCTTTTATCGTCCAGTCACTGAGTACTTCCTCTACCTCACCAGATCGTATTGCTTCTTGAATAACAAAGTCATGGAATATACCAATACCTAAGCTATTCTTAACCCCATTGAGCCGCATTTGTGAATGGTTTACAGCGTAACGACCTGAAACAGGGATCCGGTGTAACTCATCGTCCTTAACAAAACTCCAGACATGGTCGTTGTCAGTCTCACCGAGATAAAGGCAATCATGTTCAATCAGTTGATTGGGATGGGTCGGGTAACCTTTGTTGCTCAGATAGTCAGGGCTGGCACACAAGACCAGATTCGTTTTACCCATCTCTTTTAGTACTAAATTTTCGTCGGGTTTATCTGTGAGTCGAAAAACAATATCTATACCGTTTTTAAAGATATCAATGTCGCCATCTGCAGCGCGAAGTTTTAATTGTATATCAGGGTATTTTTTCAAAAAAGGGATGACATAAGGCTGCAAAACAGAATTGAGAAATGCCTCAGGCGCTGCGACGGTAATGGGTCCACTAGGGCGGTCATGGTCTTCAGTCGATAATTCAATCGCTTGTTGTGCGGAGTTCACCATGGTGATGCATTCTTCATAGATTTTTTTACCCGCTTCGGTGATGAGTAATTTACGTGTGGTTCTTTCAAACAATTTTACCGATAGCGCTTTTTCTAAGCGGGTCATCGTTTTACTCAGTGCAGAAGGCGTTACGTTGAGTTTTTTTGCTGCAGCAGTAAAACTTTTCTCCTGCTCGACTAGAATAAAGACAGCAAGATCGGGAAGAAGTGTGATCAACTTATTAGAAATCATCGTTATTTGTGCCTGTGATTCATTAATGTTTTTCCATGTAAAGGGATAATAGTCTTTATCGCTATCAGTTAGAATAGTTTTACACAATAAATACATCATTTTCAGCAAGGAATACAAACATGTCTTCAGCATTTTATGATCAGATAAATCAACAGATTGAAGAAGTAAAAGAAGAAGGGCTGTATAAGTCTGAACGTATCATTACTTCTGCTCAAAAGGCCGCTGTTTCTATCTCTACTGGAGAAGAAGTACTGAATTTTTGTGCGAACAACTATCTTGGATTGGCGAATCACCCGGATCTTATACAAGCAGCAAAAGATGGCATGGATGAACATGGTTTCGGTATGGCATCTGTTCGTTTTATCTGTGGTACCCAAGACTCACATAAAGTACTGGAACAGAAGCTGTCTGAATTCTTAGGTAAAGAAGATACGATCCTATACACCTCATGTTTTGATGCGAACACGGGCCTTTTTGAGACCATTTTAGGTAAAGAAGACGCAATAATATCCGACGCACTAAACCATGCTTCTATCATCGATGGTGTTCGCCTATGTAAAGCGATGCGTTTTCGTTATGCCAACAACAATATGCAAGAACTAGAGCAACAACTTATCGATGCCGATAAGGCGGGTGCTCGCCATAAGATGATCGTAACTGACGGGGTTTTCTCTATGGACGGCGTTGTCGCTAATCTTCCCGCAATTTGTGACTTAGCCGATAAATACAATGCTCTCGTTATGGTTGATGATTCTCACGCGGTTGGTTTTATGGGCGCAAACGGTCGTGGAACCCATGAACATCATGATGTGATTGACCGAATTGACATAATTACCGGCACATTAGGTAAAGCTATGGGTGGTGCTTCTGGTGGTTATACTTCCGGGAAAAAAGAAGTCGTGGATTGGTTGCGTCAACGTTCACGTCCATATCTGTTTTCCAATTCCGTTGCACCAGCTATTGTTTCAGCGTCTATTCGTGTGCTGACTCTTTTAGCAGAAAACGGAGAGTTGCGTGACAATTTATGGGAAAATGCGGCCCATTTCCGAACTCGTATGGAAGGTGCGGGCTTTACTATGGGAGGTGCTGACCATGCGATTATTCCAATCATGTTGGGTGATGCGAAGGTCGCCGCTGAGTTTGCTGAGCGATCCCTTGCAAAAGGCATTTATGTGGTTGGTTTCTCATTCCCTGTCGTACCAAAAGGGCAGGCACGTATCCGTACTCAGATGTCTGCAGCACATAATCGTGATGAATTAGATAAAGCGATTGATGCATTCATTCTGGTTGGTAAAGAAATGGCGATTATCTAAGTCGGTGGCAATAACCCAACGTATCTTGAGAGATTTGAGTATGAAAATTAAAGCACTGGCAAAACTAAAACCTGAAGAAGGTATTTGGCTTACCGAAGTAGATAAGCCAAAGATGGGTCATAATGACCTATTGATACGAATTAAGAAAACGGCGATATGTGGAACGGATGTACACATCTACAACTGGGACGATTGGTCGAAAAATACGATCCCTGTACCTATGGTTGTTGGGCATGAGTACGTCGGTGAAGTGGTTGGCGTTGGTCAAGAGGTACGTGGCTTTTCACTCGGTGACCGTGTTTCTGGTGAAGGACATATTACGTGTGGGCATTGCCGAAATTGTCGCGGTGGACGAACTCATCTATGCAGAAATACGGTGGGCGTAGGGGTAAACCGTACGGGCGCATTCTCTGAATTCCTCGTGATACCCGCGTTCAATGCATTTAAAATTCCAGATAGCATTTCGGATGATTTGGCATCGATATTTGACCCATTTGGTAACGCTATTCATACGGCTTTATCGTTTGATCTTGTCGGAGAAGATGTTCTTATCACGGGGGCTGGGCCGATTGGTATTATGGCTGCTGCCGTAGCCAAACATGTTGGTGCTCGTCACGTTGTCATTACTGATGTCAATGAATACCGCTTGGAACTGGCGCAGAAGATGGGCGTAACTCGAGCCGTCAATGTCGCCAATCAAAACCTTGAAGAGGTGATGACTGAGTTAGGAATGACGGAAGGATTTGATGTTGGCTTAGAGATGTCGGGTAACCCTTCTGCATTCAATAGCATGTTGCATGCAATGAACCACGGTGGGCGAATTGCACTACTTGGAATTCCACCGAAAGATATGGGAATAGATTGGAACCAGGTTATTTTCAAGGGGATGGTTATAAAAGGTATCTATGGCCGTGAGATGTTTGAAACCTGGTACAAAATGGCGTCTCTCATTCAATCAGGCTTAGATCTTACCCCAATTATCACGCATCACTACAAGATTGATGACTTCCAAAAAGGCTTCGACACCATGCGTAGCGGGCTTTCTGGGAAAGTTATTCTCGACTGGGAATAGCAGATTTAGTAAATTATTAAGGGGCCTTTTGGGGCCTCTTTTTCGTTTTATCGCGTTTAAAAAAGTCGTTATATAAAGAACACCGTCAGTTTTTATTAACAATTTTGTATATGGTATCTATTTGATATAGCCAAATATTAAAAACAATATATCGAGTACCAACCATGAGTGAAACATCAGTAACTGAGGTCAATGTGAATGAGAATAAGCTTGCATCTAGACGGGATAGATTAGGCGCAATATTGATTGATGGTCTTGTTGCATTAGTCGTGGTCATGCTATTTTTGTATTTCAATGACTGGAACTCAGATGAGGCTATTGACGTTATGGGGCCTTATACCAGTTATCTCTATCTGTATGGAATATGGTTGCTTCTGAACGGATACCTCCTTCACTCTAGGGGGCAAACAATAGGGAAGTATATCTGCGATATAGCCATTGTCAGTAACAAGGACGAACAGCTTATTGGATTACATAGTATTATCCTCAAAAGAATAGTTCCAATAAGTTTAATTGCATGGATCCCTTTTATTGGTCAGTACTCTAGCTTGATTGACGGCTTATTGATTTTTCGAAAAGATAAGAGGTGCGTACATGATTGGATTGCAGGAACTAAAGTTATCGATGTCTCTAAACCTGAACCACCATTTGACCCTAGTAAGATGGAATAGGGCCATTGTGTTGAAATTGAATTCAGGCCCCACTTAAGATTGTCTGCCAATAGAGAGCGATTAATGTCATCAATAATTAGCATTCACATCACTTTATTCTAGTGCTTTCTCCAAGTAATCTAGCAATACTCTTATCTTTGGAGATAGATGTCGATTATTAGGGTAGAGCGCTGAAATGGCTTCGTCAGGGGAGCGATTTTGTTCTAATATCTGTGTCAGTCTTCCCTCTTTTATATGAGGTAAAACATAGTAATCGGGCAGTTGTATGATACCTAACCCTTTGATGGCAGCATCAACGAGCGCGTGACCGCTATTACAAACTAAATTCCCTTTAATCTTGATATTTTTGGGTTTTCCAGCGTCTTGAAATCGCCAGTAATCTAACGTTCCTACCAAGCAGTTATGTTGATCCAATTCTGATAAAGAGTGAGGAATACCAAAGGTAGACAGGTAACCTGTGGACGCGCAGACATATTGGGTTCGCGCCCCGAGTCTTTTAGCCATCATGCTTGAATCCTCTAGTGGGCCCAATCGAATCGCCAGATCAAACCCCTCATCGACTAAATCAAGTTTCTGATTAGTGAGGTTTATGTTTACCTTTAGTTCTGGATATTTGCTCATGAAATCATTAATCAAAGGCGCGATTGTTTTTTCACCGTAGGTGATAGGTGCGGTAATTTTTAACAAACCTCTGGGTGCACTCTGTAAATGGGTGATGGCGCGCTCAGCTTCTTCTAATCCATCAAGCACCTGCCGACAGTGTTGATAATAGATCAATCCAACTTCGGTTACCGACACTTTACGCGTTGTACGGTGGAAGAGTTTGGTTGCCAATCTAGTTTCTAGCGCACTTACTTGTCTGCTAACTTGGGCCGTTGATATACCAAGGCGCTTTGCTGCTTTGGTGAAGCTTTCCGCCTCTGTTACGGCGACAAATTCGCTTACCCCTTCCCAGTTGAACATTGTTACCTCTCAGTAATTATTTTGGCGATCATTAGCGACGATGGTCGAGCTTAGCATAACTGAAATCAAGAAAAGATGATGTGAAAATAGGTGAAATATAGTAATGAACTGATAAACAACAATTTTATTATGATTGGCAATTTGACGGATTGGTGTTTGCTACGCCTATTATTACTATACAGTAAAAGTGATTTTCATAGTAATGGGATTATCACTCTAAAAAATGAAGACTATAATGTATCTATACTTCTAAAGAACGCAACAATACCAGACGCTTTCAGCGATCAAATTAAGGACATCAATATGACAGCACAAACAATAAAATCCAAAGCCGCCGTTGCATGGGCTGTGGGCGAACCTTTATCGATGGAAATAGTCGATGTTATGCCACCTCAAAAAGGTGAAGTTCGAATAAAGATGATAGCGACTGGTGTATGTCATACCGATGCTTTTACCCTTTCAGGTGAAGATCCAGAGGGTATTTTTCCGTGTATTTTAGGCCATGAAGGCGGCGGTATCGTTGAATCAATTGGCGAAGGCGTTACTAGCGTTCAAAT harbors:
- a CDS encoding Ig-like domain-containing protein; its protein translation is MIFNKLWGALFILVSLTACNDGDSGFPKQADQLTDTSHVLISPASTSLPIGLSQQLTAEIHTLDGRVVNVTQVRDVNWSSDDESIATVSNDDENKGKITGHSQGKVTITVSGIDNGQLIIGTAQIEITDLIVTQLQVTPYDATTPIGLTSSLIAEVTLSNGQVIDVTQNDAITWNSGDTALATVSNDGSNKGNVTGVREGTVAITASGMANGQSFNETVDVEITNTTVNQLNVDVAEEVLPIGLAVNFSAIAILSDDEIRNVTDNDAIIWRSSDTSIAKVDNRRPNKGIVTGIASGIVTITASGEANNQLFTDSIKIEVTDPVVSTLRITQESVSLAAGLTQNLYAEATMSDGQILDVTQNSVLSWSSSDESIAIMSNNKIEKGKIRGILPGLVTITASGNTNGHLFSDTIQVEVTNTAITQLTVAAPNPSLPKGLNLYLTAQAVLSNGQRLDITQNDALSWSSSDVAIASVSNNRTEKGMVTGLTSGTVTLTASGIANGYAFSDTIQIDITEPVLQKVEINASAITITEYFGTQLQALATYSDGTSYDVTNDCQWHSESAELSGLIVADLSVMTGYIQVANFIEGKTDKVKVAYLGLESDPVSVTMVTAQKSLIIGQPTAYTNEILSDLHNEIRFQGGSTIDGIYDAETGELLAGGYGGGISEEDREVYYSDQMVIKDVTYIRGISGTQWSPSNTPILQILEWDDGTYKKIGKLENGNSIETFIPDSILGIIVYTRSPQQPSHVSAIQFIYK
- a CDS encoding MATE family efflux transporter; this encodes MQKLFSLALPLIVSQLISMALVLTDIWMMSRISVQALAAGGLGASVYSFVFLIAASTVGCSANLIAIAYGQSLSRPEFGIQQIRNAIKGAVMLAVICTFLLTTSLIFAPELLRSANQSDEVIFIGMDYLNALKWAMLPTLLLLVLRGLTSTFGDARSVMVMSVITVLLNVPISYLLGFQLGFGIAGLGAGTSISAIISLLGYGYWVFGRDTYYRFAPWLRLEEYSIKLITPLLTMGVPIALASILEHGLIYGGTLMAGMISVASLAMHQILLQCLSFTWNINFGFSQAAAILVGKDFGAGNQAGIKRTSHQSFMLVTLLSIILAAAFILWPESIAQLFQLEEDNPSSNRELTLLLTSSIWVVALCFVVDAWQLLALNLLRGMKIVLSPTIMTAIGYWAFGLPVAWWLMPKYGLAGIWGGIGVGLGVTGILLLIQLLSVLNTRPPHNAIKDKLEMIV
- a CDS encoding LysR family transcriptional regulator, whose protein sequence is MSPYPQLPYSHKGLQVYESVARLMSFTLAAKELHVTQSAVSRQVKQLEDDLNESLIIRRNRSIELTLKGQALYSVLEKNYLALEALIASWKQSDQKKIVIKAALSYATRSLIPKVQQLHEKFPGYEIVVIPSMDEDESVNASEYDLLIFNTRRGSLYTDNLDVLYLREEFMAPVCAQQLVSDQADIETIIQMPRLHPTMDHYDWITWLRNTHYVHSSKTRDTTFLTLDMALSACLSGQGVTVTDLLLVLPELEYGYLICPEGAPVQYSPWQYFCHYRTKSPIVEELIEWLKIETEKEVKTLNRLANQYHWKGVVD
- a CDS encoding VOC family protein, with protein sequence MLKRIHHTAIICSDYEVSKRFYIHVLGLEVIAENYRAHRDSYKLDLALPDGGQIELFSFPNAPKRPNTPEAQGLRHLAFVVDSVENTKCELEAKGIEVESIRIDEYTGKAFTFFKDPDGLPLELYQA
- a CDS encoding LysR family transcriptional regulator; protein product: MISNKLITLLPDLAVFILVEQEKSFTAAAKKLNVTPSALSKTMTRLEKALSVKLFERTTRKLLITEAGKKIYEECITMVNSAQQAIELSTEDHDRPSGPITVAAPEAFLNSVLQPYVIPFLKKYPDIQLKLRAADGDIDIFKNGIDIVFRLTDKPDENLVLKEMGKTNLVLCASPDYLSNKGYPTHPNQLIEHDCLYLGETDNDHVWSFVKDDELHRIPVSGRYAVNHSQMRLNGVKNSLGIGIFHDFVIQEAIRSGEVEEVLSDWTIKGNYHGMIALQFAQTKYMPARFRVFIDYAMEHFLIAN
- a CDS encoding glycine C-acetyltransferase, with the translated sequence MSSAFYDQINQQIEEVKEEGLYKSERIITSAQKAAVSISTGEEVLNFCANNYLGLANHPDLIQAAKDGMDEHGFGMASVRFICGTQDSHKVLEQKLSEFLGKEDTILYTSCFDANTGLFETILGKEDAIISDALNHASIIDGVRLCKAMRFRYANNNMQELEQQLIDADKAGARHKMIVTDGVFSMDGVVANLPAICDLADKYNALVMVDDSHAVGFMGANGRGTHEHHDVIDRIDIITGTLGKAMGGASGGYTSGKKEVVDWLRQRSRPYLFSNSVAPAIVSASIRVLTLLAENGELRDNLWENAAHFRTRMEGAGFTMGGADHAIIPIMLGDAKVAAEFAERSLAKGIYVVGFSFPVVPKGQARIRTQMSAAHNRDELDKAIDAFILVGKEMAII
- the tdh gene encoding L-threonine 3-dehydrogenase, which produces MKIKALAKLKPEEGIWLTEVDKPKMGHNDLLIRIKKTAICGTDVHIYNWDDWSKNTIPVPMVVGHEYVGEVVGVGQEVRGFSLGDRVSGEGHITCGHCRNCRGGRTHLCRNTVGVGVNRTGAFSEFLVIPAFNAFKIPDSISDDLASIFDPFGNAIHTALSFDLVGEDVLITGAGPIGIMAAAVAKHVGARHVVITDVNEYRLELAQKMGVTRAVNVANQNLEEVMTELGMTEGFDVGLEMSGNPSAFNSMLHAMNHGGRIALLGIPPKDMGIDWNQVIFKGMVIKGIYGREMFETWYKMASLIQSGLDLTPIITHHYKIDDFQKGFDTMRSGLSGKVILDWE
- a CDS encoding RDD family protein — encoded protein: MSETSVTEVNVNENKLASRRDRLGAILIDGLVALVVVMLFLYFNDWNSDEAIDVMGPYTSYLYLYGIWLLLNGYLLHSRGQTIGKYICDIAIVSNKDEQLIGLHSIILKRIVPISLIAWIPFIGQYSSLIDGLLIFRKDKRCVHDWIAGTKVIDVSKPEPPFDPSKME
- a CDS encoding LysR substrate-binding domain-containing protein, whose protein sequence is MFNWEGVSEFVAVTEAESFTKAAKRLGISTAQVSRQVSALETRLATKLFHRTTRKVSVTEVGLIYYQHCRQVLDGLEEAERAITHLQSAPRGLLKITAPITYGEKTIAPLINDFMSKYPELKVNINLTNQKLDLVDEGFDLAIRLGPLEDSSMMAKRLGARTQYVCASTGYLSTFGIPHSLSELDQHNCLVGTLDYWRFQDAGKPKNIKIKGNLVCNSGHALVDAAIKGLGIIQLPDYYVLPHIKEGRLTQILEQNRSPDEAISALYPNNRHLSPKIRVLLDYLEKALE